Proteins encoded in a region of the Nicotiana tomentosiformis chromosome 9, ASM39032v3, whole genome shotgun sequence genome:
- the LOC104087983 gene encoding amino acid transporter AVT1J-like, with protein MEPKSEDDYSNIRVRLLVANDNYHKQNQGSSEETGLEDPQVQHEFVSAGPTSFSRTCFNGLNALSGVGILSVPYALASGGWLSLIFLFIIAISTYYTSLLIQRCMDIDPTITSYPDIGERAFGKGGRMLVSTTMNVELYMVVTGFLILEGDNLQNLFGDIEFQIFGVTIGGKQSFVVIISLIILPTVWLNNMSILSYISASGVVASIVLLGSILWAAVFDGLGFQANGTQFINWKGMPTAVSLYAFCYCAHPVFPTLYTSMINPKKFSKVMLVCFLLCTISYASMAIVGYLMFGPTVLSQITLNLPTNKISSKVAIYTTLVNPIAKYGLMIKPLVNSFENQLPINFNKRLFSILIRTALVISTIIVALAIPLFGYLMSLVGAFLSITASIILPCLCFVKISGIYQILGFELVVILGIVIMGIAIMIVGTYTSVVEIIGHLYL; from the exons ATGGAGCCTAAATCAGAAGATGACTACTCAAATATTAGAGTGCGGCTCTTAGTTGCCAATGACAACTATCACAAGCAAAACCAAGGTAGCAGCGAAGAAACAGGACTAGAGGATCCTCAAGTTCAACATGAGTTCGTTTCAGCTGGACCAACCTCCTTTTCAAGAACTTGTTTCAATGGACTCAATGCTTTGTCAG GAGTTGGCATACTTTCAGTACCTTACGCATTAGCATCAGGAGGATGGTTGAGCTTGATATTTCTCTTCATTATCGCCATCTCTACTTATTACACAAGCTTATTAATCCAAAGATGCATGGATATTGATCCAACTATAACAAGTTACCCTGATATCGGGGAACGCGCATTCGGAAAGGGTGGAAGAATGCTTGTTTCCACGACGATGAATGTGGAACTTTATATGGTGGTAACAGGTTTCTTGATTTTAGAGGGAGATAACTTACAAAATTTATTCGGAGACATAGAATTTCAAATATTTGGAGTTACCATTGGTGGAAAACAGAGTTTTGTGGTTATTATTAGCCTCATTATTCTGCCTACTGTTTGGTTGAATAATATGAGCATTCTTTCTTATATATCTGCTAGTGGAGTAGTGGCCTCTATTGTACTACTTGGGTCCATCTTGTGGGCTGCTGTATTTGATGGGCTTGGATTTCAAGCAAATGGGACTCAGTTCATAAACTGGAAAGGAATGCCTACTGCTGTTAGCCTCTATGCCTTCTGCTATTGTGCTCATCCAGTTTTTCCAACATTATATACTTCCATGATAAATCCAAAGAAGTTCTCTAAG GTCATGTTGGTTTGCTTTCTACTTTGCACCATAAGCTATGCATCAATGGCAATTGTGGGGTATCTCATGTTTGGTCCAACTGTACTTTCCCAAATAACCTTAAACCTCCCCACTAATAAAATTAGCTCAAAAGTGGCAATTTACACCACACTGGTCAATCCAATAGCCAAGTATGGCTTAATGATAAAACCTCTGGTGAATTCTTTTGAAAATCAACTTCCAATTAATTTCAACAAAAGGCTCTTCAGTATACTTATCAGAACAGCTTTAGTTATTAGCACTATTATTGTAGCCTTAGCTATTCCCTTATTTGGATATCTCATGTCACTTGTTGGGGCATTTTTGAGTATCACAGCTTCTATAATACTCCCATGCTTGTGTTTCGTGAAGATTTCTGgtatttatcaaatactaggatTTGAGCTAGTAGTTATACTGGGAATTGTGATAATGGGCATTGCTATTATGATTGTAGGTACTTACACTTCGGTGGTAGAAATTATAGGTCATTTGTACCTATAA